Proteins encoded together in one Coffea arabica cultivar ET-39 chromosome 2c, Coffea Arabica ET-39 HiFi, whole genome shotgun sequence window:
- the LOC140035681 gene encoding uncharacterized protein — MEVAMIRANIQEDSEATIARFLNRLNPEIRKKVELQDHFELQQMVSYAEKVEKQALPIKTPSGRTTTSSSIPWRRDQLPTSNTWLRQGNKERENRRMEQPFHPSATPSKPTPRPTLRRANTSTNQPKACFKCKGIGHLMAQCPNRSIMYMNEEGMWQSEGEEEYADMPPLEEEGKDDDLVEIEEDPVARTMVTMRVLNAQAQENDLQRTNIFHTKCKIGDEANHIGLTNTYKFIMDNLKITLSPLTPTQVYEEQLHLRKEREKRQLRGAKKKPNVPEDEEKKKVEAELSERENSSGKRLSEAESLKAKKRSFYASVREIDRALNAQSLLIVIMYRETDYSSFYTFGITDFLPSAIYSLLQEFKDVFSEELPKGLPPIRDEHVEHLRLVLSALRENKLFANTEKCVFCTPEVNFLGYIVGANGISVDPAKVKAILEWPTPTNVSQVKSFHGLASFYKRFVKDFSTIAAPLNEVIKKNVGFQWGKEQEDSFLKLKKLLTSAPILALPNFDVTFEVEYDASGIGIGAVLHQNNRPLAYFSEKLSGGALNYPTYDKELHAVVRALEVWQHYLMPKEFVIHTDHESIKFLKGGIL; from the exons ATGATAAGGGCCAATATACAAGAGGATTCAGAAGCAACCATAGCAAGATTCCTTAATAGATTAAATCCTGAAATTAGGAAGAAGGTTGAGCTTCAAGACCACTTTGAGCTACAACAAATGGTGTCTTATGCAGAGAAGGTGGAAAAGCAAGCCTTACCTATAAAGACACCTAGTGGCCGAACCACTACATCCTCTTCCATACCTTGGAGAAGAGATCAATTGCCAACATCCAATACTTGGCTGAGGCAAGGCaataaagaaagggaaaacagGCGAATGGAGCAACCGTTCCATCCGAGTGCAACTCCTTCTAAACCAACCCCGCGGCCGACTCTTCGAAGGGCAAATACGTCTACCAACCAGCCAAAAGCATGTTTCAAATGCAAGGGAATTGGCCACCTCATGGCTCAATGCCCTAACCGAAGTATCATGTACATGAATGAAGAGGGAATGTGGCAAAGCGAAGGAGAGGAGGAATATGCGGACATGCCACCACttgaagaagaagggaaggATGATGACCTGGTTGAAATAGAAGAGGACCCCGTAGCTCGAACTATGGTGACTATGAGAGTGCTAAATGCACAAGCTCAAGAAAATGATCTCCAACGGACCAACATTTTTCATACGAAATGCAAAATTGGAGATGAG GCTAATCATATTGGACTCACTAATACGTATAAATTCATTATGGACAACCTCAAGATCACTCTTTCACCCTTGACACCtacacaagtgtatgaagaaCAATTGCATCTAAGAAAAGAGCGAGAGAAAAGGCAACTGAGAGGGGCAAAGAAAAAGCCGAATGTGCCTGAGgatgaggaaaaaaagaaagtagaggCCGAGTTGAGTGAAAGAGAAAATTCGAGTGGGAAAAGACTCAGTGAGGCCGAGAGCTTGAAAGCGAAGAAAAGGAGCTTTTATGCAAGTGTGCGTGAGATAGATAGGGCCTTGAATGCACAAAGTCTTCTCATAGTAATTATGTACCGGGAAAccgattattcttctttttacacATTTGGCATAACCGATTTTCTTCCTAGTGCAATctactctcttttgcaggaattcaaggATGTGTTTTCGGAGGAACTACCGAAAGGATTACCTCCAATTCGAG ATGAACATGTTGAGCATTTGCGACTTGTTTTAAGTGCCTTGCGTGAAAATAAGTTGTTTGCTAACACGGAAAAATGTGTCTTTTGCACTCCTGAAGTTAATTTCcttggatatattgttggtgcAAATGGCATAAGTGTTGATCCCGCCAAGGTAAAAGCCATCTTAGAGTGGCCGACTCCAACCAATGTGTCTCAAGTAAAgtcttttcatggtcttgcaagTTTCTATAAGAGATTTGTTAAAGACTTTAGTACTATTGCAGCACCTTTGAATGAGGTAATTAAAAAGAATGTGGGGTTTCAATGGGGAAAAGAGCAAGAAGATTCATTTCTTAAGCTTAAGAAGTTGTTAACTTCGGCACCTATTCTTGCTTTGCCTAATTTTGATGTGACGTTTGAAGTTGAATATGATGCTAGTGGGATCGGCATAGGGGCTGTCTTACATCAAAATAATAGACCCTTGGCATATTTCAGTGAAAAGTTGAGTGGGGGAGCTCTTAATTACCCTACTTATGATAAAGAATTGCATGCTGTTGTGCGTGCTCTTGAAGTGTGGCAGCATTATCTTATGCCTAAGGAATTCGTGATACATACTGatcatgaatcaattaaattccttAAGG GAGGTATACTTTGA